A region from the Enterobacter roggenkampii genome encodes:
- the fdxH gene encoding formate dehydrogenase subunit beta, producing the protein MAYQSQDIIRRSATNGFTPAPQARDHQQEVAKLIDVTTCIGCKACQVACSEWNDLRDEVGHNVGVYDNPADLTAKSWTVMRFSEVEQNDKLEWLIRKDGCMHCADPGCLKACPSEGAIIQYANGIVDFQSEQCIGCGYCIAGCPFDVPRLNPEDNRVYKCTLCVDRVTVGQEPACVKTCPTGAIHFGSKEDMKTLAAERVGELKTRGYDNAGLYDPAGVGGTHVMYVLHHADKPNLYHGLPENPEISATVKFWKGIWKPLAAVGFAATFAASIFHYVGVGPNRAEEEDDNLHEEKDEVRK; encoded by the coding sequence ATGGCTTATCAATCTCAAGACATTATCCGTCGTTCCGCGACTAACGGTTTCACGCCCGCGCCTCAGGCGCGGGACCACCAGCAGGAAGTGGCGAAGCTTATCGACGTGACCACCTGTATCGGCTGTAAAGCCTGTCAGGTGGCCTGCTCTGAGTGGAACGACCTGCGTGACGAAGTGGGTCACAACGTCGGGGTGTACGACAACCCGGCGGACCTGACCGCCAAGTCCTGGACGGTGATGCGTTTCTCGGAAGTGGAGCAGAACGACAAGCTGGAATGGCTTATCCGCAAAGACGGCTGTATGCACTGTGCGGATCCGGGCTGCCTGAAGGCGTGTCCGTCAGAAGGGGCTATCATTCAGTATGCCAACGGCATCGTCGACTTCCAGTCCGAGCAGTGCATTGGCTGCGGCTACTGCATCGCGGGCTGTCCGTTCGACGTACCGCGCCTGAACCCGGAAGACAACCGCGTCTACAAATGCACCCTGTGCGTGGACCGCGTTACCGTCGGCCAGGAGCCTGCCTGCGTGAAGACCTGCCCAACCGGCGCCATCCACTTTGGTTCTAAAGAGGATATGAAAACGCTGGCGGCAGAGCGCGTGGGCGAGCTGAAAACCCGTGGTTACGACAACGCGGGCCTGTACGATCCGGCCGGGGTAGGCGGTACGCACGTGATGTACGTGCTGCACCACGCCGACAAGCCGAACCTGTATCACGGCCTGCCGGAGAACCCGGAAATCAGCGCCACCGTGAAGTTCTGGAAAGGCATCTGGAAACCGCTGGCAGCGGTGGGCTTTGCTGCCACCTTTGCAGCGAGCATCTTCCACTACGTCGGCGTCGGTCCGAACCGCGCGGAAGAGGAAGACGACAACCTGCATGAAGAGAAAGACGAGGTGCGCAAATGA
- the fdoI gene encoding formate dehydrogenase cytochrome b556 subunit translates to MRKRDTIVRYTAPERINHWVTAFCFMLAAISGLGFFFPSFNWLMQIMGTPQLARILHPFVGVIMFASFIIMFFRYWHHNLINRDDIFWAKNIRKIVVNEEVGDTGRYNFGQKCVFWAAIIFLVLLLVSGVIIWRPYFAPAFSIPVIRFALMLHSFAAVALIVVIMVHIYAALWVKGTITAMVEGWVTSTWAKKHHPRWYREVRQKQEKSSE, encoded by the coding sequence ATGAGAAAACGTGACACCATCGTGCGCTACACCGCGCCGGAACGCATCAACCACTGGGTCACCGCCTTCTGCTTCATGCTGGCGGCGATAAGCGGGCTGGGGTTCTTCTTCCCGTCCTTCAACTGGCTGATGCAGATCATGGGGACACCACAGCTGGCGCGCATCCTGCACCCGTTTGTGGGCGTCATCATGTTCGCGTCGTTCATCATCATGTTTTTCCGCTACTGGCACCATAACCTAATCAATCGGGATGATATCTTTTGGGCGAAGAATATTCGTAAGATCGTCGTCAACGAGGAAGTGGGTGACACCGGGCGTTATAACTTCGGCCAGAAATGCGTATTCTGGGCGGCGATTATCTTCCTGGTCCTGTTGCTGGTCAGCGGCGTGATCATCTGGCGTCCGTACTTTGCGCCTGCCTTCTCAATCCCGGTGATCCGATTCGCGCTGATGCTGCATTCATTTGCCGCAGTGGCGTTAATTGTGGTTATCATGGTGCATATCTACGCCGCCCTCTGGGTGAAAGGCACCATTACCGCGATGGTGGAGGGATGGGTCACCAGCACGTGGGCGAAGAAACATCACCCGCGCTGGTACCGTGAAGTCCGCCAGAAACAGGAAAAGTCATCTGAATGA